The Deltaproteobacteria bacterium genome window below encodes:
- a CDS encoding DUF4097 family beta strand repeat protein: MAGQENLTFTGVDKLVIDGSFFAVEVAGYPGTAVEAQIIIPSQFLRDNVKVLHEQTSSKLKFWVEKKLFSSINLPFREKPKMIFKVPHEFKVSVNNSSGKIMIQGITSQEIQLETSSGAIELKEISSDLHLTSSSGQIAMEGCNGKKNLKTSSGRITVLKSDGDIKAKTSSGKQTYEGVKGDIFAHSSSGALYITDHEGGLNLESSSGKQEGSNIRITKNSSFRTTSGKINFDFINNMNDFTFDLQSSSGKIKIDSTSAKGRVVTGNGKILIEGKSSSGGQTYR; this comes from the coding sequence ATGGCCGGTCAAGAAAATCTAACATTCACAGGGGTTGACAAACTTGTCATTGACGGATCGTTTTTTGCTGTGGAAGTTGCAGGATATCCTGGAACAGCCGTAGAAGCTCAGATCATAATTCCCTCTCAATTTCTACGAGACAATGTCAAGGTTTTACACGAGCAAACCAGTTCCAAACTGAAGTTCTGGGTAGAGAAAAAATTATTTTCAAGTATTAACCTCCCCTTTCGTGAGAAGCCTAAAATGATATTTAAAGTTCCCCATGAATTCAAAGTCAGCGTCAATAACAGCTCAGGCAAAATCATGATACAGGGTATCACGTCTCAAGAGATACAGCTTGAAACATCATCTGGGGCCATAGAACTAAAGGAAATTTCATCAGACCTCCATCTAACCAGTAGTTCAGGTCAGATCGCCATGGAGGGCTGTAATGGCAAAAAGAACCTGAAGACATCGTCCGGTCGAATTACAGTTCTGAAATCAGATGGGGATATCAAAGCGAAAACATCATCTGGCAAACAGACTTACGAAGGGGTAAAGGGCGATATATTCGCTCATTCTTCATCCGGGGCATTATATATTACAGATCATGAGGGCGGTCTGAACCTTGAATCCAGTTCAGGGAAACAAGAAGGAAGTAATATCAGAATAACTAAAAATTCCTCATTTCGGACAACCTCAGGGAAAATCAATTTTGATTTTATCAATAATATGAATGACTTCACTTTTGATCTTCAATCTTCATCCGGAAAAATAAAGATAGACTCAACAAGCGCAAAGGGAAGAGTTGTCACAGGTAATGGTAAGATTCTTATTGAGGGAAAGAGCAGTTCTGGAGGTCAAACTTACAGGTAA
- a CDS encoding crotonase/enoyl-CoA hydratase family protein, which translates to MNFNTILYEIENRIATVTLNRPDRLNAWTVEMMDELIQAFDAADSDDEVRVIIVTGAGRGFCAGADLSAGPNYKARPAGEDGKAPRDTAGQFTLKVFETTKPVIAAINGPAVGVGTTMTLPMDIRIASEAAKMGLVFNRRGMVPEGCCTYFLPRLVGVAQASEWIMTGRVFSAQEALKGGLVSRVLPPDDLIPKARDLAMEIAENTSAVSTALSRQMLWRMLGADHPMEAHKIESQALFYMMQSKDIQEGVRSFLEKRSPKFPMKPSADMPDFYPWWDERPYKLD; encoded by the coding sequence ATGAATTTTAATACTATTTTATACGAGATTGAAAACCGGATCGCTACGGTCACCCTTAACAGACCGGATAGATTAAATGCCTGGACAGTGGAGATGATGGACGAACTGATCCAGGCCTTTGACGCGGCCGACTCGGATGATGAAGTCCGTGTAATCATAGTAACCGGGGCTGGCCGTGGTTTTTGCGCCGGCGCGGACCTGAGCGCTGGGCCAAACTACAAGGCGCGCCCTGCCGGAGAAGATGGAAAGGCCCCGCGGGACACGGCCGGTCAGTTCACCTTAAAGGTCTTTGAAACAACGAAACCAGTCATCGCAGCTATCAATGGACCGGCCGTGGGTGTGGGCACGACAATGACTCTGCCCATGGATATCCGAATCGCTTCCGAAGCAGCCAAAATGGGACTGGTCTTTAATCGTCGGGGCATGGTTCCCGAGGGGTGCTGCACGTATTTTCTGCCTCGATTAGTCGGGGTTGCCCAGGCCTCGGAATGGATCATGACCGGCCGGGTTTTTTCCGCCCAAGAGGCCCTTAAGGGAGGGCTTGTCAGCCGGGTCTTGCCTCCGGATGATCTGATACCCAAGGCCAGGGACCTGGCTATGGAGATTGCCGAAAACACTTCGGCCGTATCAACGGCCTTATCACGGCAGATGCTCTGGCGCATGCTCGGAGCCGACCACCCCATGGAGGCGCACAAGATAGAATCCCAGGCCCTGTTTTATATGATGCAAAGCAAGGATATTCAAGAAGGGGTCAGGTCATTTCTGGAAAAGCGGTCTCCGAAGTTTCCCATGAAACCGAGTGCAGACATGCCGGATTTTTATCCCTGGTGGGACGAAAGACCATATAAATTAGATTAG
- a CDS encoding 2TM domain-containing protein, with protein MMNDEKYEKAKKRVKEVKDFYSHLLSYAVMNLVLLIINLITSPGSLWFYWVTVFWGIGVLIHASNTFVLKGKFLGEDWEEKKIKKIMEKDENPKE; from the coding sequence ATGATGAATGACGAGAAATACGAAAAGGCAAAGAAAAGGGTTAAAGAAGTAAAAGATTTTTACAGTCATCTACTTTCATACGCTGTAATGAATTTAGTTCTTCTTATTATAAATCTTATTACAAGCCCTGGCAGCTTATGGTTTTATTGGGTAACTGTTTTTTGGGGAATTGGAGTTTTAATTCATGCTTCAAACACATTTGTTCTTAAAGGTAAGTTTCTTGGTGAGGATTGGGAAGAAAAAAAGATAAAAAAAATTATGGAAAAGGATGAGAATCCCAAAGAATAA